Proteins encoded in a region of the Drosophila busckii strain San Diego stock center, stock number 13000-0081.31 chromosome 2L, ASM1175060v1, whole genome shotgun sequence genome:
- the LOC108608060 gene encoding uncharacterized protein LOC108608060 isoform X2 translates to MDIALRGTMTTRTGAGLHHAVSLGNIEVSTKATYSRQTDRSYDSEDEHTGRRRLRQTHSTESQPRTSVYSRGDIREQYCLTDRQLHSIEQRPRRERFFGCLSRRGQSSQTSSSLLGGCVGRRVPSDENLAAYAPFEKYPRYQNNGTDTNDMDSSYFRRQPASILSTGKSSEPDLAASRYNWSNNNSSSSEYQTAQSSYHCPTYATMPMPQQQQQQHQQQQQQQQQQARTKHVSFARSHTLTSFDNMNQGFRSSARLKSARSQERLIGGKKPIIATGSMYETLQPMLPQQLQQQQQQQQQQQQQQQQQQPQLKPNWLPAQVQLQPCQHHHAPIHLHSQLPDNMVGLLIPQPLPLPLALAPPSPEVLIIEKKFRNAMKTQATQTDVGARKDCEAHLQRIKVMSQGAQTNGLQNGKKLTKSLSEIPNGKELQQQYAKIGSHYPHELIYRTQSQDVVPLATLSDAQNNIMYYKPPPPLLDAHSYGLGMEHLSRGRADNQAEYVNVNAAALALNESFDYESNSLPRRTCSSHARTETDYYSNSLPRRAEALHAHDICKHITECAELLTDSLPLDFTQTHLLPPPSAYKSDAVEQEAYYDDEEEEEEEEEQQRHAPETESYSSELGGRRSSLLPLQDTSPFRRDDLRRQSMPVYGQTEKLIDGFGPRSSFRDRHKVSCFAKKPAADEQEIFIDFKPHVSPKPSPKLQLKHRKQHKAELAMRKMQQQRLALAAAFTLPKLKQPLEAAPAAEDLADADGDEEPLYENINACGCQLDHSSVAPLDKRAQFRKRSVSLDDDYAALTAASMAPAVRLPSTPASPCRDELLNASTYPSSDSLTNDNTRDHSDGIWNESQVTVLTAEQRDPSDCSYSSNLLLTPSSKRKNLLLQHQQRSSVDTDALDFEEQSPTYSLQTLPKIIKTPTPTTATPAKPTQPIIMPAIEVTPTGAQCAETIRSPLPKRSMVSRGSVPDARQLMYVAGVPKQRHSDAAFYGTDYTKSADISECSTNTDEYATCTDNSKRTPVSTQSSQLEKTHAGSSFESASSLYSMREDLLQHDEKDKPTKLSQLKSPLGSALELTRKSPSHSISSTTSSGSAQVSGQAIKSPAKECQPQTVSSAKLKLSTAEQAPAPKPKPESISEDERSEVRYSSSGYYESPHEEEDEEQQQTPALCKARRQRQEDERKRRKTSMKLDIEKENMRALTSPIKKPAASATKQQSPEQEKPETAGSPSKTKRFRPKIRRQLRKSSREDVLATTAARRARAPTLIYGLSSASAGDTELLLDASMSSTVSTMTTAAAVTATPAAVTTTTSVSSSGTATQREQPKKHSCATPTALLSPKLPPVIKAAPEMTQLKTKSIESLRSVSPGSDSVFYSEADPHVASAEQSHCLHCGKEREGKSSQPGDSVESIPYIEHEENIVKPPSDFADSPVTTKTTQRLYKKMDKRFRSEERYHGERGRHHKSRQVNMRAKSEERGRAPSLPNTPILRPAGSSPCVLPDINTEKSQQIIYKGHYHAGRYTRLTDDDLWTQLDHQCFDRSRDRRASTESEKSFHAKYQVILHRLVQRRCTLEMYHRQKHNRFRVDKTVVVKSDSGEFGFRIHGSKPVVVAAIEPDTPAESSGLEVGDIIISVNGVQVLDKHHTEVVKIAHAGCEKLELQVARTIGVLMHEQLEPPSQPIYSGYLWRQSGQAKGAPNCKKWVRRWFSLRPDNCLYYYKTEDDSQPVGAMIMAKHSVELCPPDIGKPHAFKVDSGEGIPMYVAADSDELANRWLKLLRAAANQDNEWLAKSSRCLYQSPSNIVRPDCFGYLLKLGSRWCGWSKRYCVLKDACLYFYQDATSKSAFGMACLHGYKVASMSANASGKKNSFEIVPPESKLRHYYFCTESEMDKKRWISALEYSIDRWIKSG, encoded by the exons ATGGATATTGCTCTGCGTGGCACAATGACAACTCGAACTGGCGCTG gCCTACATCATGCCGTCTCATTGGGCAACATCGAAGTCTCCACAAAG GCCACATATTCCAGGCAAACTGATCGCAGCTACGACTCCGAGGATGAGCACACAGGTCGTCGTCGCTTGCGTCAAACGCACTCCACCGAATCACAGCCACGCACTTCAGTTTACTCGCGTGGCGACATAAGAGAACAA TACTGCCTAACAGATCGACAGCTGCACAGCATTGAGCAGCGTCCCAGGCGCGAGCGTTTCTTTGGTTGTTTATCACGCCGTGGCCAAAGCTCACAgacgagcagcagcttgcTGGGCGGCTGCGTGGGCAGACGCGTGCCCTCGGATGAAAATTTGGCTGCTTATGCGCCATTTGAAAAATATCCACG ctATCAAAATAACGGCACGGATACTAACGATATGGATAGTTCCTATTTTCGCCGTCAACCGGCTTCGATCTTAAGCACCGGCAAGTCCAGCGAGCCCGACTTGGCCGCAAGTCGCTACAATTGGtcgaacaacaacagcagcagcagcgagtatCAAACGGCACAGAG CTCTTATCACTGCCCTACGTATgcaacaatgccaatgccacagcaacagcaacagcagcatcaacagcaacagcagcagcagcaacaacaggcgag AACCAAACACGTGAGCTTTGCACGTTCGCACACGTTAACCAGCTTCGATAATATGAATCAGGGCTTTCGTAGCTCGGCACGTTTGAAGAGCGCACGCAGTCAGGAGCGTTTAATAGGCGGCAAGAAGCCAATTATAGCCACAGGCAGCATGTACGAAACTTTGCAGCCCATGTTgccacagcaactgcaacaacagcaacagcagcagcagcaacaacagcaacaacaacagcagcagcagccgcagcttaAACCAAATTGGTTGCCAGCCCAAGTGCAATTGCAGCCCTGTCAACATCATCATGCGCCCATACATCTGCATTCGCAGCTGCCAG ATAATATGGTGGGTCTGCTTATaccgcagccgctgccgctgccgcttgctTTGGCGCCGCCCAGTCCGGAAGTCTTGATTATTGAAAAGAAATTCCGCAACGCTATGAAAACGCAGGCAACGCAAACGGATGTGGGTGCGCGCAAGGACTGCGAGGCGCACTTGCAACGCATCAAGGTGATGTCGCAAGGTGCCCAAACCAATGGCctgcaaaatggcaaaaagcTAACCAAGAGCTTGTCTGAAATTCCCAATGGCAAGGAGCTGCAACAGCAGTATGCAAAAATAGG CTCCCATTATCCACACGAGCTAATCTACCGCACCCAATCCCAGGACGTGGTGCCACTAGCAACTTTGTCCGATGCGCAGAACAACATAATGTACTataagccgccgccgccgctgctcgATGCGCATAGCTATGGCCTGGGCATGGAGCACTTGAGTCGTGGACGCGCCGATAACCAAGCGGAGTACGTGAATGTGAATGCCGCGGCGCTGGCGCTGAACGAAAGCTTCGACTATGAGAGCAATAGTTTGCCTAGACGCACCTGCAGCTCCCATGCACGCACTGAAACGGATTACTATAGCAATAGCCTGCCCAGGCGGGCTGAAGCTTTGCATGCTCACGATATTTGCAAACATATAACGGAGTGTGCGGAGCTGCTGACCGATAGTTTGCCACTGGATTTTACGCAAACGCAtttgctgccgccgcccagCGCTTACAAGAGCGATGCAGTGGAGCAGGAGGCGTACTACGATgacgaggaggaggaggaggaggaagaggagcagcagcgacatGCGCCGGAGACAGAAAGCTACAGCTCCGAGTTAGGTGGACGACGCTcatcgctgctgccgctgcaggaCACTTCGCCATTCAGACGCGATGATCTCAGGCGCCAGTCGATGCCCGTTTATGGACAAACGGAGAAGCTTATCGATGGCTTTGGGCCACGCAGCTCCTTTCGCGATCGCCATAAGGTCAGCTGCTTTGCCAAGAAGCCCGCAGCAGATGAGCAGGAAATCTTCATAGACTTTAAGCCGCATGTTTCACCCAAACCAAGTcccaagctgcagctcaagcatCGCAAGCAGCACAAAGCGGAGCTGGCCATGcgcaaaatgcagcagcagcgtttggcgctggcagcggcgTTTACGCTGCCCAAGCTGAAGCAGCCGCTGGAGGCAGCGCCCGCAGCTGAAGATTTAGCAGATGCAGATGGCGATGAGGAGCCGCTGTATGAGAACATCAATGCCTGTGGCTGTCAGCTGGATCACTCCAGTGTTGCACCCCTGGACAAACGCGCGCAGTTCCGCAAGCGCTCTGTAAGCTTGGATGATGATTATGCTGCGCTAACTGCAGCCAGCATGGCGCCAGCTGTGCGTCTGCCCTCCACGCCGGCAAGTCCTTGTCGCGATGAGCTGCTCAATGCCTCCACTTATCCCTCCTCGGACTCGCTCACCAATGATAATACACGCGATCATTCGGATGGCATTTGGAATGAATCGCAGGTCACAGTGCTGACAGCTGAGCAGCGTGATCCATCCGACTGCTCCTATAGCTCCAATCTGCTGCTGACGCCCTCGTCCAAGCGCAAgaatctgctgctgcagcatcagcagcgcaGCTCGGTGGACACAGATGCTTTAGACTTTGAGGAACAG AGTCCCACCTATAGTCTACAAACACTGCCGAAGATCATAAAGACGcccacaccaacaacagcgacGCCAGCCAAGCCGACGCAGCCGATTATAATGCCAGCCATAGAGGTCACCCCAACTGGCGCACAGTGCGCTGAGACTATAAGATCACCGTTACCCAAGCGTAGCATGGTATCCCGTGGATCCGTGCCCGATGCACGTCAGCTGATGTATGTGGCGGGTGTGCCCAAGCAGCG ACATTCCGATGCTGCATTCTATGGCACGGATTATACCAAGAGCGCGGATATATCGGAGTGCAGCACTAATACAGATGAGTATGCCACTTGCACGGATAATTCAAAGCGTACACCAG TCTCTACCCAAAGCTCTCAGCTGGAGAAGACGCATGCGGGCAGCAGCTTCGAAAGCGCCAGTTCACTTTACTCCATGCGCGAAGATTTGCTGCAGCACGACGAAAAGGATAAACCGACGAAATTGTCGCAGCTAAAATCACCGCTGGGTTCAGCGCTGGAATTGACGCGCAAATCGCCATCGCATTCTATAAGCAGCACTACGTCCTCGG GCAGCGCGCAGGTTTCGGGTCAAGCTATCAAATCTCCCGCTAAGGAATGTCAACCACAAACTGTAAGCAGCGCAAAGCTAAAGCTCAGCACAGCGGAGCAAGCGCCAGCGCCCAAACCCAAACCGGAATCTATATCAGAGGATGAGCGCAGCGAAGTGCGTTATTCCTCCTCGGGTTACTACGAAAGTCCGCATGAGGAGGAAGACgaggaacagcagcagacacCCGCGCTATGCAAAGCGCGACGTCAGCGTCAAGAGGATGAACGCAAGCGACGCAAGACGAGCATGAAGCTGGACATAGAAAAGGAGAACATGCGTGCGCTAACCAGTCCCATTAAGAAACCCGCAGCATCAGCCACAAAGCAGCAATCTCCAGAGCAGGAGAAACCCGAAACCGCAGGCAGTCCCAGCAAAACGAAACGCTTTCGTCCCAAGATCCGAAGACAGCTGCGCAAGAGCTCTCGAGAGGATGTGCTGGCGACGACGGCAGCGCGACGTGCGCGTGCTCCAACTCTAATATATGGACTAAGCAGCGCTAGTGCTGGCGATacggagctgctgctggacgcCAGCATGAGCAGCACGGTGAGCACcatgacaacagcagctgcggTAACTGCAACGCCCGCTGCGGTAACCACAACCACTTCGGTTAGCTCCAGCGGCACTGCCACGCAGCGTGAGCAGCCCAAGAAACACAgctgtgccacgcccactgcgcTGCTCTCACCCAAGCTGCCGCCTGTCATTAAAGCCGCACCAGAGATGACGCAGCTTAAAACCAAGTCCATTGAATCGCTGCGCTCGGTTTCGCCAGGTTCGGATTCAGTTTTCTATAGCGAAGCAGATCCGCATGTTGCCAGCGCGGAGCAGTCGCATTGTCTGCACTGCGGCAAGGAGCGGGAAGGCAAGTCCAGTCAGCCAGGTGACTCAGTCGAGTCCATACCCTACATAGAGCATGAGGAGAACATAGTCAAGCCGCCCTCGGACTTTGCCGACTCGCCTGTCACCACCAAAACCACGCAGCGTCTCTACAAGAAAATGGACAAACGCTTTCGCTCCGAGGAGCGCTATCATGGCGAACGTGGCAGACACCACAAGTCTCGCCAGGTGAATATGCGCGCCAAG AGCGAAGAACGTGGTCGCGCTCCCAGTTTACCCAACACGCCCATACTGCGACCCGCGGGCTCCAGTCCTTGCGTGCTGCCGGATATCAATACGGAAAAGAGCCAGCAAATCATTTACAAAGGACATTATCATGCAGGACGCTATACGCGCCTTACAGACGATGATCTATGGACGCAGCTTGATCATCAGTGCTTTG ATCGTTCGCGTGATCGTCGCGCCTCCACCGAGTCCGAGAAGAGCTTCCATGCCAAATATCAGGTCATACTGCATCGCTTGGTTCAGCGTCGCTGCACCCTGGAAATGTATCATCGACAAAAGCACAATCGTTTTC gtGTGGACAAGACTGTGGTGGTGAAGAGCGACTCGGGTGAGTTTGGCTTTCGCATACACGGCTCCAAGCCTGTTGTGGTGGCAGCCATAGAGCCTGATACGCCAGCCGAAAGCTCTGGCCTGGAAGTGGGCGACATTATAATCTCAGTGAATGGGGTGCAAGTGTTGGACAAACATCACACCGAGGTGGTGAAGATAGCGCATGCGGGATGTGAGAAGCTGGAACTGCAGGTGGCACGCACCATAGGAGTGCTGATGCATGAGCAGCTGGAGCCGCCCAGTCAGCCCATCTACAGTGGCTATCTATGGCGACAAAGTGGCCAAGCCAAGGGAGCGCCCAATTGCAAGAAATGGGTGCGACGCTGGTTCTCGCTGCGGCCAGACAACTGTTTGTACTACTACAAGACAGAGGAT GACTCGCAGCCTGTGGGCGCCATGATAATGGCCAAGCACAGCGTCGAGCTTTGCCCGCCGGACATTGGCAAGCCGCATGCATTCAAAGTGGACTCGGGCGAGGGCATACCCATGTATGTGGCTGCGGATAGCGATGAGCTGGCCAATCGCTGGCTCAAGCTGCTGCGTGCGGCTGCCAATCAGGACAACGAATGGCTGGCCAAGAG CTCGCGCTGCTTGTATCAGAGTCCCAGCAATATTGTGCGCCCGGATTGCTTTGGCTATTTACTCAAATTGGGCTCAAGGTGGTGCGGCTGGTCGAAACGCTATTGTGTACTTAAGGATGCCTGCCTCTATTTTTACCAAGACGCAACTAGCAAAAGCGCATTCG GCATGGCCTGCTTGCATGGCTATAAGGTGGCCTCAATGTCGGCCAATGCGTCCGGCAAGAAGAACTCTTTTGAGATCGTGCCACCCGAGTCCAAGTTGCGTCATTATTATTTCTGCACCGAAAGCGAAATGGACAAGAAACG CTGGATTTCCGCTCTGGAATATTCGATAGATCGCTGGATCAAGTCCGGATAA